A stretch of DNA from Hydra vulgaris chromosome 03, alternate assembly HydraT2T_AEP:
gtgttctccggagctgttgtctatactttcaaaactatttaacaaatgcttatcagagtcttgttttccagcctgctggaaggcagcatctgttatccctatttttatgAACTCTTGAGAGCAATCTGACTTGTTTAACTACCATTCTATTAATCTTCTtcttatcataagcaaggtttttgaatctctaattaacaaacactttatCTCTCATCTTcaatctaataacttattttttgatcatcattatggattttgatcttcttattctactgctgatttgttaacagtagttactgataggttttattgtgcattaggtAGATGTGGAAAAAGCTTTCgttaaagtttggcatgctgatcTTCTCTATAAGCTcacttcttacagtgtatcaggtaacaaTTCAAAGATGAATAAATTGTTCCTTATCCaatcataatataaatgttGTCCTTGATTGAAAGCACTTTTCTTCGTTTCCTGTAACTTCATAGGGTTCTTTAAGGTTTCATCCTTGGccttctactttttttaatttatatcaacAGTCTCCCTGAAGTTcccacatctaaggtggcattattcgttGATaattaccatttattcttgtcttgataagaagccagcACTTTCTGATTGCTTgaagggggcatttgagcttgaaggatctcacttctgctacagcatagagctctcagtggctggtgttaaagttcaccagttcagataaaactcaattttttttagctaatctTTATCAcgataatctagatcttcctatctTTATGATGGGTAATGTGCTCAATGAGTTATCTACCCTTCCTTTTCTAGCATTAACTCTtaccgatctttcttggaaaccatatatcaaatcaattgcAAATTTAGCATTTGCTagggttgcatctctttatcatggTCGCTACTTTCTAACTCAgaattctattctttttttctataaatctcaaatccgtcttTGTATGGaacactgttgccatatctggagcggatctttaaatgatgccctttttcttttaggcaaggtgcaaaaatgcattgtaaacatagttagacctagatatgcagccaacctccaaccattatcacatcgttgtaatgttgcttctctttctcttttctacaaatactataatgggcactgctctaaagagctaatgtctcttgtgccatctacaaaaattatttcttgtgTTACTCTTCATTCAATTAAGTGTCATCCTTaatactgtgactgttccttagagctctaaaaattcttatttgtctagtttttttcttgaacatcaGTCCTTCGGAATTTGGTTTtatcatcttgttttcctgatttatataatttgcaatctttcaagttTTCCGTTattcattatcttgctctataaatttCGCCTTTTCTTTTCTAGTAACTTTTAACTCTGATAGTGGTTTCTTGCAGCATAGTTGGAAGtgaagattttacaaaaaaataactagtgATCATATAGTTCATGTTTTATTCTGGATATAACCACTGACTTTAGCAACATttgattttccttttttttttcacttttgccaaacaacttttaaaatgagTAAATGTCTGAACAAGCCTCTAATTAAGTGATTGGGAATTGCAatatctggaaatatttttggtcattaaattcttagtttattaaaaaccgTGAACACTATTTTAATGAAACGATCAGTTTATtgtattgcaaaaattaataaaaatacaataacagtcaaaacttacatatttttaattattgtttttttaaacaataattaaatttaaaagttaaaaagttaagggtctagttaaaaaaagccttataaattagttttttcaaaaagctatcaaaaaatgatttaactttTGATAGTTTTGGAATGTGCACATAGActactttcaaaattaaaagaaaaatttcatgGGATATGATATAAGGTCTTAGGTCACCTTCAGGGTACccatgatgtatatatatatacatatacatacatatatatatatatatatatatatatatatatatatatatatatatatatatatatatatatatatatatatatatatatatatatatatatatatatatatataatttaaggattataaataaaaaagttatgaaaaaactaGTAATTACTAATTTAATAATCAACCAATGAAAAATTATGCTAAAGCTATTTGTGCATTGTATGAAAcattaatattgatttttgtttagaGGGAAAGTTTaaggaattatttatttaaaaatttaaatgttttaaattgaaaaattaattgactgataataaaaataaaaataaaatagatatattttaaaacaaaacaaaataactctaatagtttttttgttttgttttaaaataaccaaaaagtttaaattaattttatatattcttagaCTCCTCTGTCTTGAATTTTGTATACCTATCTGCAAAAGAGTTACaagcatttaatttataagaaaatattgaataagatttaaataatatataaaagtattttatatattataatttttcacAATCTTATTTcacaatttcatttatttaaaatatttgatcatttcTTCAGACTGTTGTGATTAgtggttgttttttaataattatacaaacttcattctgctttatttttctatttttatctgataatttattatatgagttaaaatattaaagtttaaatcatatttataattagattttGTATCATAATTCAAGatcaatataaatgtttttttattgataattaacAGCAATTGAGTTTAGTGATCAAAACAgagtttacagtttttaaaaaactatataaagaCTGCATTTCCAGATATTGTAATTTGCAATCACTTAATTTGAGCCCTGCTGAATATGAAAAAACGTTAGTATGGCTCTCCCTTGCCAGCaaagtgcatttttttttaagtttttttttgaaattatagtaTAGGATTTGTGTTTTAGAAAGAATGAGAAAATAAAGGaatggatatttttttaatttgtcatttaaaaatatttagtttactTTATAACTTGAAATATATCAGTTAACTTAGTtatagtttgaaatattttaggtgAGAAGATTTCTACTCAtgatttttccaaaatttttgatattgttcAATCTAGCCAAGTTGAACTTGAAGAAAGTGTTATTAGGCGTGGCATGGAATCCTTAAGAAAGGAAGTAAAAGAAAAACCTGGCaatgcatatttaattaaagtatcCGATATTTGGAGTACATTCTATCAAAATATACTTCCTACTCTGCAGCTGTGGTTCAGTAACCCTAAGGGAGTACCAATTAAAGAGATATTAGTGACAAGCTTTCGagataatgttattttaaagttaaagctTGAAGAATCGTTACATTTAAATGAGGCTACTTTACCACCGGGCATTAAACAAATGTTTCTTGTAACACTTCAGGTATTTTATTCCTGCTGTAATTtagtgtgtgtatgtgtatatatatatatatatatatatatatatatatatatatatatatatatatatatatatatatatatatatatatatatatatatatatatatatatatatatatatacatgtatgtgtatatatatatatatttttttgttttttttttgtttttgtttttttgttattcacctcctcaaggccgagaaggtcACTTCAAATGAGTAGGCttcttaatagtggttataaccctctctcaactctataattccgaaacacgaaccttgaagaacaaggccactgcacggagaaacaagttgagcgcatTACTACcaggacgtggtggggatcgaactcggaacctctcgcttatgaagcgagcgctttACCGCTACACCACTAtcgcatttatatatatatatatatatatatatatatatatatatatatatatatatatatatatatatatatatatatatatatgtatatatgtgtgtatatatatatatatatatatgtatgtatatatatatgtatatatatatgtatatatatatatgtatatatatatatatatatatatatatatatatatatatatatatatatatatatatatatatatatatatatatatatatatatgtgtgtgtgtgtgtgtgtatatatttatgtatgtatatatatatacatcatggGTACCCTGAAGGTGACCTAAGACCTTATATCATATCCcatgaaatttttcttttaattttgaaagtagTCTATGTGCACATTCCAAAACTATCAaaagttaaatcattttttgatagctttttgaaaaaactaatttataaggctttttttaactagacccttaactttttaacttttaactatttaacttgttttaacTAAGTTAATGCCCTTCTGACTCACCCTAAGACCCCTGCCAGTGGATCAAATAGTTGTATTCAATATGTTTGGTTGTTTGACCTATTAGATTGACTCTTTGAGGGTTGTATTTAGACATAACTTCTGATTTCCAGTCAAAGCAAAATTAAACATTGCCGCAAATCATGTATATCAtatgagatatatatatatagagagagatattcatttatatataaaatataaatgaatctCTGATAACATCCGAAATGAACTATTGGGTTCAGATGAATCAGATTAAGAATTTAGTAGTATTGACAATAGCTCTAATGACAATGGAGAATACAGTCAAATGCAATCAACAAGTAATGAACTCTCaatgaacaaaataaatgtaGTGACATTGAAAATCTACTGACAGTAGTGAATGTATACTTAAGACTTCATTATTATCAactatttattactttaaaaacttgttacatttaaagtacataaatatattttacaaatagattgaaaagttttgaaacacatctgttttgtttattgacttgtatcaaaaatcattgctgaaaaaaataacaaccctaaaattaaaaaaacaaaaaaaagaattgggCTAATAATCTTGAAGAAATCACATTTTCTTGAAAGAATcacattattaaattattgtttgtGGTTTGTAGCTCAtgtcatttttgaatttttgagaGAGCTTGCTGGTTATATTTCTATTGTATTGTTAAATGGTTCTCAAGTTTTTATAGTTATGTACAACGACATTATaccaaaatatataataataagaacaaatacattaataatttttatatacattatatatattataatttttattcataaaaagaTTGTCTTCTTAATATTAGGTCTTAGAATGTTTTCTCTTCCAACTGTTctgtttcaacttttttttcaactgttctttataaatatcttttttatgaactcttatatgttaaatatgttattgtagaatacactaacatttTGTCATTGACTATCTTTTTCACGATTGGCACcagcattttttttgatttattcaatttgtcaattttttaccaattgttttttgttgttttttttaaccaagtgcttttttagatttttttatatgttaaattaaCTAAACACTATACATTACTAAGGTTAACAGCTCTACTTTTACAATTTTGGTGAATTTACAgctcaaatatgacaacagaattcaataaaaaaatttaataagaaatttatagaggtagaaaataaaattagaaacaagaAATTTATGGAGGtagaaaatgaaatttaaaataagaaatttatagaGGTAGGAAACGAAATCAGAAATAAGAAAATGGCAATAGAGTgaacattgattttattatttgttttatttatactgaAATGCTAACTTTGTAATGGATTATAGGTTTCCATAAGTGGTCATTATTGAAAAAGATCCCTAGAGGATGTAAAGTACAGGACTCAGTAAGAGTGTTGCTATTTGTCAAAATTGTATTATCAAAGATTTGTTAACTGTTATAACATTGTTATAACAGTTAACATATCTGCAGTAAAACAAGAAAGTTAAAATCTATATTGATTGTGAGAGAGTAAGTTGTTTGACTTAAGGTTGTTAGTTAAAGATTTAATGAATTTGCTCATAATAGCAAGAAGTTACCggtaaatttattattggtaAATTCTAAATCtgaatcaaaaaaacaatttttttcaaaggaaACTTTTGGAAAGCACGGCTTGTATTAATTGAGTTAGTTTTCTACTAATTGAGTTGTTTCTGCAACTTTTACCGACAAAGATTAGTTGCTTTGAACACTTTGCATTGTCTAAATCAACTTGGAGGTTGGAAATGGGGTATGGAACCTAGTATTCAGCCAACTAGCtgtttttgacttttaaaatacGTCTCAATATTCCACTGTAAacaaaaaatccaaaacaaaactgtaaacaaaaaatttaaaatgtgaaacaaaaaaaaatgcttgtttcaTATTTGTTTGTATAGATGTCCAAAATAATAAGCTTCCCTCATTGAAAtacattatctaaaaatataaagaccCCAATGCAAGATAAGAAGTGAGACCCTATTGCATTGACTCAGGATCAAATAGTAAGCAACAATCCTAGGTAGTAGGGTTTTATCTactaccaattttttttttttttttttaaatgctaaatgttcttttttaactttacacattttttacaatttaagttCGATGACATCCTTGCGGTGTATTGGCTGCACCAGTCTAACTACAGTCTGGCCATTTTgtctcaatatttttttcaatagagATTATTTTATCTTTCTCTAAAaccagatattttttatttcatattgcaagtttttaaaaggttttaaatgtttattctacaatttataaactataatctgGTGTCATTAAAACTTTGGAATAACATAGGAAAGAGTGCAGCTTTAATAATTTGGTAAACAATAAAGAGCAAAATGAAATGTGAATAAATAGCGAGGTGATAaacaaaagcaaataaaaatgtaGTGAATACAATACaatcataaattattgtttacCTATTTGTCGTGGTAATAGGTGATATCATGGAAATTGGTAATATGTAATGGGTAGTCTCGtggtaatatataaaataatatttacctATTTATCTTGATTGTATATGCCTGGGTCAAACATATACCTGTTGGAGTCTTGGTGAATCAGAGGATGATTCCGCTATTGTTAAGATAAATTGGTTTTAATGAGTTTTAGAAAAAGCAAGTACTTCCAATACCACAAGTTTTGTAAaacatagattaaaaaaatgtttaaataatattttataaaaataattagttttttaatattaataaattttttaatttattaataatgttaattatgtttaatatttttagttactatagttgtgttttaaatttttaaagaacttgacttaaTGGGAcattgagtcaagttcttttaAAGTGCACTTTATGCAATTAGCACCAATGATGCTTTAGTCCTGCCAAATAACTCAAATTGTAACAAATAGCTTCTTATGCCACTTCAACAGTGCACTGACAGGAAAACCATCTGTGTGCAACATGGCTCTTTTAATAATCTGATATTTGTCATCTGttaatggaatcagcctctctgacaGCTACCACAAAATCTTACTACCAACTGTCCATGAATAAAACcatgaaaataagttttagtGCTGTATCCTCATTAGGAAATAACAGATTACCAAatagagtcaagaagatccagtgTTCATCGTTTTAGACAGGAAAAAGATTTTCATTTACATCAGTTTTATGTCTGCCAGCTTATTAGATAAATAAGACTTGCAAGGGTTAGTCAACAAATAAATTTCACTTCTAAAACCTTGCCCAGGAGGACTTCTAAAAGAAAGTAGTTAGATGCAATTAACATCTGTCcaagataagtgtttttacaaaaaaccatCTCTTCCCTTTACTTAACTAAGAGCCCAGACCAAAGGGTGATTTAAGTCAAAGTTAGCTATTATAATCTTTGCCTAGACAAGCAAGTTCTACATGGCAGGAAAACAGGTGCAGGTTATACTGGGTTACGTTCAGTTAATTAATTGGTATCAGCATAAAATCTCCTACATTCTTGTTAGTTGCAACTAATTAAAATGGCTTTGGATTGTTTTTATGGTAGTTTAGGTTTgcttttaaatacaataatctTAAGTTGGTAATGGTTCTATATAAAGTTTGGTATATAcactaataatatttattatataatttaatatattgtttttatggagaatgaattttaatatagattagaagttatataaattatgaaaatatagATAGTTTCACAAAAtacattttcacttttttattgtgttgcTTATATAATTGTTcttgttgtttttcattttgAGGTGTTTtagttgtttgattttttaagttttttattaattttgtttattatgttgATTTCTGTATAattgttcaatatatttaaaatttatagatttttataaaagtgtcCATTTTGCTTAGGTAGTTAAAGATTACTCTGAgaattattttaagttagaGTCATTAGCAGCTAAAGTAATTAGTCCATTTCTTGGTTCAAAAGGTCTCTATGTTCGCTCTGAAATACatgaatataatgaaaaaaacaaacatttgcaCTCTGCTATTTCAAGTAACTCAACTGGAAGTAGTCCTGAAGTAACAGGtacattttattgaatttatattgaataaaaaatctttaattgaaCATCAACACTGTGTTTGTGTGTTGGcaatctttataattatatattaaataaaaaatctttaattgaaCGTTGACACTGTGTTTGTGTGTTAAATCTTAGTAtgaaatcttgtttttttagaaagttcTGATCTTGAGTTTGAAGAACTTCTTAATCATCGACGTCAAGTTTTTCACAGAAATGAATCACAGCAAAGACTGTCCCGTGTTGAAGAAAAAGGCATTTCTGAATCTCTTGCCAGCCTTTTGGCTGAAGGTTTTGAGATTggataatgactttttttttaacatggttttattttttaacatttaaaattcaagtAATTGAATTATGTAATGCGATTATACTTGTAAATAAGAGATAGtaatataatgtttaaatttttataagtttttttttgtttgtttgttttattcaagttttagtttgttttaaatttatttaaagaaatttttgcttaaaaaaatgttttttttaaaaaaagatctattaaaaatttactctctagaaatattaaacaataattttttattatttggaatTAGATGGAAACTGTGAGGCAAGGGTTATCCATAagctttcttaaaaattattgaattgtTTCTTTCTAATTGCAACAAAATCAACCTTAATAAGCAATCTAATAATAAGTAATCTCTTGGGTACCACTAGGTTTTATCCTTAGTCACTTGTTTTTTCTCATTCATATTAATGATTTTACTACCtataaagtggctctattttgGTTATAGAACCATATGCTTCAgtcttaataaatatttatcaactaTTGGTTGCTTAGAACAGAACACATTTGATCTTGTTGATCTTTATTGTGGTTACAATCCTCTCTCAACTCCTTAACtttgaaacacgaaccttgtcAAACAAGCCTACTTCGctgagaaaaaagtttagtgcGGTATTACCAGGGACATGGGGGGAATTGAACTAAGAACTTCTCGCTTATGAAGTGACCGTTTGTAATAAATATGCATTAAAAATGCATGTATATTACAAGTTATTGAACCTTACAAATACTGCTTAAGCAAGCTATCATCACTTGTTTCATCAACCAAACCTCTATCTTACATGATTTTtcattcagcaaagttgcatccttttacttgTTCATtctcaaaaaatctttattctaatttatatcttctttcttttttctagtttttttctcagAGCATTCCAAATTCTCTTTAGAATGTGCAAAGATTgtctttattttgcttactcTTTTCTTAGTTctgattttcaattttttaatctttattacattacttttatatattttatcgcGTTCATATCATACTTTCATATCATAGGTTAAACTGGAGTAAAGTGAATTACTtttgatatctaaaaaaaaatttagtaacaaaaaCCCACCTAATATCTTGCATTTTTCTCTTTAATACAATTGAAAGTGAACATGAAACAAAATActaacattaaaaatgaaaatagtaatactaaatatttttttaataatagtttcacTAGTGCTCTTTAcgccaacaatttttttattttgttcattatATTGCTGCTTCTTTCACTTGAtctttcattttaaaactttgttttcttaATTGTTTAATCTTTAAACACATCTTCTGATATTATTCACTCACCTCCaaagcatctttatttttttcattggttgtttattttataaacaagcATCACCTTTTGTggctttttttaacttgtacATTTTGCGAATTGATTATTGTAACTTTTTGTTGAttcaataaatcatttataacctcaataataacattttcacAAGTGTTATTATGAACATTGACATTGTGTCTATTGTGATGTTTTGAGGGATATTATCGCAATCATTTATTTTCAGAGAAAAAGGGTGTTCATAGATTTTTTAGATTGAGGTAACTTTTCAGATGCTATAGCAGATGGGTCaaaccaaaaaacttttatttttccaaattattAAATTGCTATAAATGAGCTTAAAGGATGtattataaagtataattatattataattataattataaagttttttttagtaaagttggaaaaaaatattttcactcCACCTTCAGTTTTGAATAAGTATACCAATTAGCCAAAATTTCATGCCATACAGATTCAACTTGGCAAATGACTCCCATGTCAAATGGCTGTAGCAGATGCAAACAGTGTGCTGAAAACACATATTCATTTGGTTTTCTACTGCtttgttaatagtttttaaagcaatatgactaatataaaattttataaaagatagatcaaaaaaaaaaaaaaatcatgacaaataaaagatttgtcatgatttttttttttttttttgacaaatcaTAAGCATGATAATCACTTAATTTGTTAACAATGTTAGCATAAATGTTTATAGAAATGATCAAcgaaagaaaattttgaaaatcatttaattcccactctttttttattttttttaaactaggtACTGTTTAGGTCCAATTCTTTTAGGATTatagttttttgataaaatttttaaggttCATCACCATCATAACCTTTGTCATCACAgcgcaatatatatatatatatatatatatatatatatatatatatatattatatatatatatatatatatatatatatatatatatttatatattt
This window harbors:
- the LOC105847064 gene encoding uncharacterized protein LOC105847064 isoform X2; the protein is MDRIKNTVTKKEKVILNKKDDKETKFISTVCHSLFSGEKISTHDFSKIFDIVQSSQVELEESVIRRGMESLRKEVKEKPGNAYLIKVSDIWSTFYQNILPTLQLWFSNPKGVPIKEILVTSFRDNVILKLKLEESLHLNEATLPPGIKQMFLVTLQVVKDYSENYFKLESLAAKVISPFLGSKGLYVRSEIHEYNEKNKHLHSAISSNSTGSSPEVTESSDLEFEELLNHRRQVFHRNESQQRLSRVEEKGISESLASLLAEGFEIG